Genomic window (Penaeus vannamei isolate JL-2024 chromosome 7, ASM4276789v1, whole genome shotgun sequence):
AATCGAGTACCATTCCACTTGGAGAAGCTAGGACAAATATTTTTAACCCGTCTGGGAAAGGTTTGCCAGGGACATGTTGCCTGATACTGATTCTACCTCGAAAAGGAATCATGCTTTCATCAATACTGACCTTCGATGGCCTTGGCAACTCGCTGCAACGAGTTCGTACTGCTTCCAACAAAGGTCTTACTTTCCAAAACCTGTCACTTTTTTGTCGTCTTCCAATACAGTGTTATCATTGATGACCTTTAACGAATGTCTGAGACGGAAAAATCTGTCTCTTGCCATTTTATCAGCTATCCAAGGGATCCTAGTTTTTGACTGCCAATACATTCTAATTCTTGGCATCTTTATGATTGACATAGCAAATGTCATTCCTATGAAAGTGGCAATTTCTTTGCTGTTTGTGTTAATACATGCACCTGTAGTTTCAATTgatttcatatttgtatacattgcaATATCTCCCAAAAAATCCTCACTGACATAAGATAGGAAATACTCAATTGGTTTCAGTAAGTTACAAGCTCCTAAATTTTCTGTTGCATTCTGAGGAGCATGGTCTACGAAAGATTTATTTCGTAGGTAAAACAATCTTCTTGGCTCCCCAGCAGTTGAAGATACAGATATCTCCTGGAGATCCTCTTCAGAATCCGAGTCCGAAGAAGTGACAGCTTCTTCAACTCCAATTAGTCTCCCAGATGACGTCACTGCCTCGGGTAGCCAGTCATCATCACTCTCACTGAAGTCACTTTCATCAAGGAGATCCAGAAAAGACCTAGTCTGTGATTTGCCATCTCCTGTATGGGAGTAGTTGCTCCCTGTAACAATATAATAGTGCAGAGATGCTATGAGACAAACGTGATGGCTCTGTTCTGCCTAAGCTGATTAAGATGAAGTTGTAACATTGCCATGTGTTTTGTcttggaaattattggaaaattCTAGCATTAATCAGAATGGCAGAAATATTATCATACTGATACATTATAAAATGCAATGCCCCACCTCTTCTTAAACGTGCAGCATCAGTTTGTCGAGATGTAGATGGGCCTGGTTCACTACTGTAGCTTCTTGATGATGGTGCACCACCTACAAAAGAATTGTATTTAAGATAATTTGCATCACTTGTTAGTTCAAGTTCGTCAAATAAGGTTACCATCACATAAAATTAATAGTATCACAAATTTATTGCAGGTATTTAAAACAATGGAACATGCATGATATCCCACCAGGTGAGGAGGTTGACTCACCAGCCTCTTGAGATGTACTTGTGGGGTCATCATGCTTCCTGACAACTGATGGTTTGTCACCTGCAAAAGTAAtaattttttattaaatgttataGTTACCCCTTTCACACATTCCTGTAAGACCCAAGTGTCACAAGGATGATCGGTGTAATCGTAGGTCACATTCAACATCTATTTTTTCCCATTAATAAATAACAAACTTTGACAAAACTGTCGGAAAAATGCCCCAagactttcattatcatatcagcATTGGAATTTCCGTCAATAACCAACAAATATCAAAGTATTaaacaaaaatccaaaaagtaGACGAAATTTCAGTCGGAAAAGTCCCGAGAGCACTTATATGATAcacttttattttgcttgtttttgctaATTTTACACCATCATTTAAGCACGTCAAGCACTTACAATGATGAACTAAGGTTTAAAGTTCAATAAAATAAGCATGTTAAACTTCTACACAAACtgtacgaagaaaaaaaggaatatttaccAGAGCTTGTGGATCTTAGTTTCCGCGGCATATTTGTTGTCCTCTTGCCAGCTGTGTTGGCTTCTGAGAGGTTTCTAAACCAATCAGAAAGCAAGACGCAATCATTGACGTCACTATGACGAGCGGCAAAGTCCTCTTCCTCGCGCGTAAAGTTCAAAAATCGCTTGAGAAGTTGCGTAATCAGGATGGCTACCGGTctcaatgggatatatatatatatatatatatatttatatatatatacatacatacatatatatatatatatatatatatatatatata
Coding sequences:
- the LOC113811404 gene encoding uncharacterized protein encodes the protein MPRKLRSTSSGDKPSVVRKHDDPTSTSQEAGGAPSSRSYSSEPGPSTSRQTDAARLRRGSNYSHTGDGKSQTRSFLDLLDESDFSESDDDWLPEAVTSSGRLIGVEEAVTSSDSDSEEDLQEISVSSTAGEPRRLFYLRNKSFVDHAPQNATENLGACNLLKPIEYFLSYVSEDFLGDIAMYTNMKSIETTGACINTNSKEIATFIGMTFAMSIIKMPRIRMYWQSKTRIPWIADKMARDRFFRLRHSLKVINDNTVLEDDKKVTGFGK